A region of the Roseibium algicola genome:
CGCCCTGTTTTCCAGTTTCCACCGTTCCGCGCGGGCTTGTGAAACCGCGCGCCGGATACCTTCTTCGGCTGCTTGGGAAATATTCACGCCCAGTTCCTTCGCCGAACCGACCAGCGTCATATCAATTGTCAAATTGGTCGCTTTGCGTGCGTGAACGCGTGCCATCTTGTTTCCAAACCATTCATACCCGGTATCCGGATAATAGCGGCATGCTTACGCATTTTCAATGCGCACTATAAATGCGCATTATCACACTGAGAGACCGATGGCCTCGAGAAAGACCTGTCCAGCACGAAGCGCCCGTATTGTCCGGGCAGACGAGTATCCTTTCACGAAGGGACACCGCGAAGGGGACAAGGCCAGTGAGCGGCAAGAGTTTCCCTTGGACAGGTCTTTCTCGATTGATCGGGAGTGTCAGTTCAAGTCCATCCCCGCAACGGGAACAGCCTGCGCAGGTCCGGAGCGCGTAACCACAGGCCACCCCACATGAACAGGCCCAGATAAAGACTGAACAGCACATGGCTGAACAGGGGGGACCCGGCCCGGATCTGGGTTGCCATGGCACCGCCGAGCAAGCCCATCATCAAGATTGCTCCTAACACGCTGGTGCGCGGAATGAGGTAAAGAACAAGGCAGGCCAGTTCGATCAAGCCAATCGGAAATGCGTACCCCGCAGGCCAGCCAAGCTCGGCCAGCGTGTCTTCGGCAACCGGCAGATGGAGCAGCTTCGGCGCAATGGAAGCGCCCAGCATGAACAGGGCGAACAGGCCCGTCAGAATGCGACCTGCCCAAAGCATGGTGGTGCCGTTACTCATTTCGCGCTCCATCAGATAGACTTGGCAAGTTCTTCAAGCTGCTCGGCAGCCTTGCCCCAGCCTTCGTGAAACCCCATCCGTTCGTGTTCCTCCCTGGCTTCCTTCGTCCAATGAAGAGCCTGAGCGTGGTAACGGGTCCTGCCACCACCCAGATCTTCAAAGGTTACCTCAGCCACCATGAAGGGGCGGCCGGTTGGTTTCCAGCCGGGATGGAATGCGTCGGTGGTGACCAGACGTTCGTTTGGAACGACTTCCAGAAAGACACCGGTATTTGGGAATTCCTCGCCGTTTGGACCATGCATGCGACAGGAAAACTCGCCGCCGGGCTGCAGATCGATACGGGCATCGGTGACATACCAGGGCTTGGGACAGAACCACTTTTCAAGCAGTTTCGGCTCCGTCCAGCAACGCCAGAGTTTTTCTCGTGGAGCATCCAGGTCAAGGATCAGTTCGAGTGCATGCTGTTGTTCTGACATCTGATTTCGTCCATTGCGCTGTTGTTGATAGCTCAAGGACGAATGAAGGAGGGCACGTGCGACAAATGAGTTCAGTTTTTTTCAAGGCCTGTCATCTGGTCGAGCTGTTGGCGAATATGAGCGGCTTCCGCGACCGTCCCGGCAAGTGAAATGGCCTGATCAAATGCGCAGCGTGCCTCGCTTGTCCGCCCCAATTGCTTGAGCAGCGCCCCACGCGCGCCATGATAATAGAAATATCCGCGAAGTTTGACTGCGAGCGGTTCGATCATCTGCAACGCAGCTGCGGCCCCTTCCGTTTTCGACACCGCAACGGCACGGTTGAGTGTGACAACGGGAGATGGCGAGCGACGCTCGAGTGCGGCGTAAAGCTGTTCGATCTCTTTCCAGTCGGTGTCTTCCGGTGTCGCGGCACGCGCATGCAGAGCAGCAATTGCAGCCTGTATCTGATAGGGCCCCGGTCCGCGGCGGAGCATCGCCTTGTCTATGAGGACAAGGGCTTCGGCTATCATGGGCCGGTTCCATCGTGATCTGTCCTGATCTTCCAGGAGGACCAACAGGCCGTTTGCGTCAACTCGCGTCTCTTGACGGGAATGCTGCAACAGCATGAGCGCAAGCAGTCCCATGAGTTCCGGGTCGGAGGGGAACATCCGCAGCAGCAGCCTGGCCAGCCGAATACCCTCGTGGCACAGCCCCGAGCGCTCGCCAGCCGGATCAGGGTCGCTGTAGCCTTCGCTAAAGACGAGATAAATCATCGCGGATACAGCCGCCAGACGGTTTTCCCGCTCTGCCTGATCCGGTGTCTCGAACGGCACGCCAGCGTCGGCTATCGTCGCCTTTGCACGGGTGATCCGCTGCCGCATCGCGTGTTCGCCGACCAGAAATGCCCGGGCGATGTCACCTACCGGAATGCCGGATACGATGCGCAATGCAAGCGCGATCTGTTGGGTAGCCGGCAGATCCGGATGACAGCAGATAAACAGAAGGCGCAGGATGTCATCACGGTAGTCTGCCGTATCGAGCCGTTCAACCAGGTCCGGTTCGGCATCCTCCACGTTCGACAGAACGTCTTCGGGGGGCAGACCGGAGGTCCTTGCCTCGCGTTTCAGCACGTCCAGCGCCAGATTGCGGCCGACGGTGATCAGCCATCCTTCCACGTTTCGCGGCGGTCCGTTGTCCGGCCAGTTTTTCAAGGCGCGCAGGCAGGCTTCCTGAAAGGCTTCTTCGGCCAGATCCAGATCACGAAAATACCGGAGCAATGCGGCCATCACCCGTGGCCGCGAGGCAGTCAATTTGCTGTCAATCCATGTGAGATCAGGCGGTTGCATTGTCGGTGTCAGTCGTGGTTCCCGGGTGGAAGCTCTTGACCGGCCTCAGTTCATAGGCTCCACCGGGGTTGGCTTCGGTAAGGTCTCTGGCAAAGTCCAGGGCCTGCTGCTGATCCTCAACCTCAACCAGATAAAAGCCGAGCAGCTGTTCCTTGGTCTCCGCATAGGGGCCATCGGTAACGAGATTTTCCTTCTTGTGGAGGGTAGAGGCCGTTTTGGTGGGCATGAGGCGGGCAGCCAGCTCATACTGATCAGCCCACTTCTCGTGGACGACCTGCAGCCGTTTCATGACAGCAGCGTCTTCCTCGTCACTCCACGCGGAGGTGACCTCTTCATCATTATAGCAAAGCAGCATGTACAACATGAAAAACGGTTCCATAGTTACAAGGACGGTTCTGACATTCGAATTGCGACATTACGGATAGTTTTTTGGCAAGAGCAGTAAGGCTGTTCGGCCTTTCAGATCTTGCGACCGCCTTCCGATCCTTCCAGAGCCTTCGTCAACTTCCCCAACAATGCCGAAAGCGTGCGCTGTTCCTCATCTGTAAGGCAGTCGATCAATCGGGCTTCGTGAGCCATGTCTTCCTTGAAAGCGGACCGGATGAGGTCCATCCCCTTCTTGGATAAGCGGACGGGCGAGCTCCGGCCGTCTGCAAGGTCCTTTGGCCTTTCGATCAATCCGGCCCTTTCCAGGCGTGCCAGAATGCCGGTTAGCCCTCCTGAGGTGAGCATCAGGGAATTGAACAGTTCCGTGGGGCGAAGCTGGTAAGGTGATCCGGAGCGCAGCAGCGTCGACAGCACGTCGAATTCCCGGCTATCGAGGCCGTGTCTAGAGAAAATGGCCTCGATGCCCGGCCGGGCCAAATGGGTGATCACCCGCGCGCGGCCAAGGATTGCCATGCCGCGTGTATCAACCTCCGGCAACTCCAGCTCCCATTGCCGGCGTCGGCGTTCAACGTGATCCGTATCGTTTTTGCTCATTCTCGATTTTATCTTGCGTGCGAGACAATTCAGTTTATCTTTCGCGCAAGATAAATCAACCCGGCGACTTCAGGTGCTTGGTCTCGGGCGTCGCATACATCACGAGAGGAGAGTGCGGTGGCTGAAAAAGATCAGGTCGCCAAGGTGAAGGGGCCTGCGTCGTACTTTCCGTCTATCGAAAAGAAATACGGCAAGCCTATCGGCGATTGGCAAGCTCTCGTGCGCGCCCAGGCCGGAAAGAAGCACATGGAAATTGTCGACTTTCTGAAAACAGAACACGGGCTTGGGCACGGACATGCAAATGCAATCGTCGCGGCCACGCTCGCTGAAGATAAAAGCTGATCGATTGCTTGAGCGGTGATGGGCCTGTTTTCAAGTGCGCGCCGCTAAAGATGAGATCGCCTCCGCCACCCAGGATGTCGCCAGCGGAGCGACAGGCAAAAGCCGGTCAGTCTTCACCGATTTGTTTGTTTGCTGGTTGTGCTTCTCAAGCATCTTAAGTGCCACGCGGAAGTAGGTAAGACTTTAGCGTTTAAGTGGCGGTTTGAAGATATATTGCCAGTTGAATTCTCCGGCTAAATATTTGCCTGGAGAAGCGTTTGGTCATAATCAAAACCTACATGAAAAAAACAATAAAACTGAGGTGAGTTCGACTGTAGTTGCATTAAATATTTTCATCCGTATCGGGTGTTGATTTTGGTGAAGGCTTTTGTATTCAGAATAAAAAGAAGAAGTTGCGGTGATGATATCTGTGCGATTAGATATAATGATTTATGTCACTGATTTTTTCCCCGGTGTAGACTAATTGCCCTAAAATGTTGGCTGGAATTTAAAAGCCATTGGTCCTTTTTAGCCGAGTCATGACCTGAAATTACTTTACGTAATCAATAGAGCTGGTCATGGTCCTTCGGGAGACGTTCAATGTCCAAGCATTTGCGTTACTTATTTTTTATAGGTCCCAGGGACAAATTGCCGAAACCCTTGGAAAATGCATTGGTTCGGGAGCTGCCGGGTCTCGTTGTGCAGGTTTCAACTGACTGGGATGTGCTGGTTGAAAAGGCCGAACAGGAAGGGATTTTGCCTTCTCTGATCCTGGTTGATGAAGCCTTTGGCGCCACGAATGCTGATTTGTTGCAAGTGTTCCAGGACACGTATCCCAATGCCGTGCTGTGTCTAACCTTTAACGGTGAGTACACGTCCAGGCTGCACATTCGAAAATGTCTGAAAACCGGTATCATCAATAACGTCATACCCATGAACCTCCGGCTGGATCTTTGGCTCTATGCGATCCAGATCATGCTGCATGGTGGCTCCTACATGCCGCCGGATCTTGTCGAACTTCTCGAGACCGACAGGAGCATGCAGCTGGAAAAGGCGCGCAAGGCGACTGCTGCCAGCGGCGTGTCCGGGGTGCACATCGTAAATTCGCTGACACCCCGAGAGCGGGAAGTGCTGGAGTTGATCGCACGAGGGCAGCAAAACAAGCATATTGCTGCAAATCTCTCGCTGTCGGAGCACACGATCAAACTTCACATTCACCACATCATTTCGAAGATGGGCGTATCAAACAGGACTGAAGCAGCCGCCGCATATCTTCAGATACATCGATCCGCCGGCGGTAACGGTTAGGCTGAAATTCGAAAACTCTGCCAAGGACCGGGAATGGTCCAATCTGCTGAATGTAAATTGGCAGAAACAAGTCTATGGATGCTGCCGAGTCCTGGTGTGAAGATTATTGAGAATTGTATCTATACGTATGGTTATTTCATATGGATACAACTTGCCTCATG
Encoded here:
- a CDS encoding RNA polymerase sigma factor — protein: MAALLRYFRDLDLAEEAFQEACLRALKNWPDNGPPRNVEGWLITVGRNLALDVLKREARTSGLPPEDVLSNVEDAEPDLVERLDTADYRDDILRLLFICCHPDLPATQQIALALRIVSGIPVGDIARAFLVGEHAMRQRITRAKATIADAGVPFETPDQAERENRLAAVSAMIYLVFSEGYSDPDPAGERSGLCHEGIRLARLLLRMFPSDPELMGLLALMLLQHSRQETRVDANGLLVLLEDQDRSRWNRPMIAEALVLIDKAMLRRGPGPYQIQAAIAALHARAATPEDTDWKEIEQLYAALERRSPSPVVTLNRAVAVSKTEGAAAALQMIEPLAVKLRGYFYYHGARGALLKQLGRTSEARCAFDQAISLAGTVAEAAHIRQQLDQMTGLEKN
- a CDS encoding response regulator transcription factor; the protein is MSKHLRYLFFIGPRDKLPKPLENALVRELPGLVVQVSTDWDVLVEKAEQEGILPSLILVDEAFGATNADLLQVFQDTYPNAVLCLTFNGEYTSRLHIRKCLKTGIINNVIPMNLRLDLWLYAIQIMLHGGSYMPPDLVELLETDRSMQLEKARKATAASGVSGVHIVNSLTPREREVLELIARGQQNKHIAANLSLSEHTIKLHIHHIISKMGVSNRTEAAAAYLQIHRSAGGNG
- a CDS encoding SRPBCC family protein; this encodes MSEQQHALELILDLDAPREKLWRCWTEPKLLEKWFCPKPWYVTDARIDLQPGGEFSCRMHGPNGEEFPNTGVFLEVVPNERLVTTDAFHPGWKPTGRPFMVAEVTFEDLGGGRTRYHAQALHWTKEAREEHERMGFHEGWGKAAEQLEELAKSI
- a CDS encoding MarR family winged helix-turn-helix transcriptional regulator — encoded protein: MSKNDTDHVERRRRQWELELPEVDTRGMAILGRARVITHLARPGIEAIFSRHGLDSREFDVLSTLLRSGSPYQLRPTELFNSLMLTSGGLTGILARLERAGLIERPKDLADGRSSPVRLSKKGMDLIRSAFKEDMAHEARLIDCLTDEEQRTLSALLGKLTKALEGSEGGRKI
- a CDS encoding type II toxin-antitoxin system CcdA family antitoxin, which encodes MARVHARKATNLTIDMTLVGSAKELGVNISQAAEEGIRRAVSQARAERWKLENRAALNSSNDFVEEHGLPLEARRLF
- a CDS encoding YciI family protein, whose protein sequence is MLYMLLCYNDEEVTSAWSDEEDAAVMKRLQVVHEKWADQYELAARLMPTKTASTLHKKENLVTDGPYAETKEQLLGFYLVEVEDQQQALDFARDLTEANPGGAYELRPVKSFHPGTTTDTDNATA
- a CDS encoding DoxX family protein, which produces MSNGTTMLWAGRILTGLFALFMLGASIAPKLLHLPVAEDTLAELGWPAGYAFPIGLIELACLVLYLIPRTSVLGAILMMGLLGGAMATQIRAGSPLFSHVLFSLYLGLFMWGGLWLRAPDLRRLFPLRGWT
- a CDS encoding DUF4287 domain-containing protein, which produces MAEKDQVAKVKGPASYFPSIEKKYGKPIGDWQALVRAQAGKKHMEIVDFLKTEHGLGHGHANAIVAATLAEDKS